A window of Candidatus Hydrogenedentota bacterium contains these coding sequences:
- a CDS encoding efflux transporter outer membrane subunit, whose amino-acid sequence MRVPSKKAGLAALLALLASGCMTGPDYARPEIATPEDWVSEKAGGVSAASRDISAWWTQFNDPALDSLIARAVEGNFDLRAAASRVREARAARGIVAASLQPSVNAGASLKRSQGPEQQVDGGSPVSGSIGFGPGGLTRTINIRGRNVSVSHTASAAGGTTGLTISPTGGAPDRTSDLFSLGFDASWELDVFGGNRRAVEAADADLEAVVEAERQVLVSLVAEVALNYIDLRAAQNRLDITQRNIQAQSETVKLTAARYEAGLSSELDAVRARSLLAAFEGQVPLLGQQVASAIYRLGVLLGGEPGMLLAELETAAPLPAVPAEIPVGLPSELLKRRPDIRVAERQLAAENARIGVAMADLYPKFYLTGGVSGQSNVVGSALNSANQLWSFGPGVSWPIFQGGRIRANIEVQNERQEQALIRYEQTIMQALADVETALVAFSSEQVYRRSVTEAVAANQRAVALANERYARGMEGFLNALQAQRSLFESEDQLVQSESIILANLVSLFKSLGGGWDPAALSLPEDPAPIEPVEPEAAP is encoded by the coding sequence ATGAGAGTACCCAGTAAAAAGGCCGGCCTGGCGGCGCTACTCGCGCTCCTTGCTTCCGGTTGCATGACCGGGCCCGACTACGCCCGGCCCGAGATCGCCACCCCGGAAGACTGGGTGTCGGAGAAGGCCGGGGGCGTGAGCGCCGCGTCGCGCGACATTTCCGCCTGGTGGACCCAGTTCAACGATCCCGCGCTGGACAGCTTGATTGCCCGTGCGGTTGAAGGCAATTTCGATTTGCGGGCCGCGGCCTCGCGCGTTCGTGAAGCCCGGGCCGCACGGGGTATCGTGGCGGCCAGCCTCCAGCCCAGCGTGAACGCCGGGGCGTCGCTCAAGCGCAGCCAGGGCCCGGAGCAGCAGGTCGACGGCGGCTCGCCGGTGTCCGGCAGCATCGGCTTTGGACCCGGCGGTCTCACCCGCACCATCAACATTCGCGGGCGAAACGTGAGCGTCTCCCATACCGCCTCCGCCGCCGGCGGCACGACCGGATTGACCATCAGCCCGACGGGCGGCGCGCCGGATCGCACGAGTGACCTGTTCTCCCTGGGCTTTGACGCCTCCTGGGAGCTGGATGTCTTCGGCGGGAACCGGCGGGCGGTTGAAGCCGCCGATGCCGATCTGGAGGCCGTGGTGGAGGCGGAGCGGCAAGTACTGGTATCGCTCGTGGCCGAGGTTGCGCTGAATTACATTGATCTGCGCGCCGCACAAAACCGCCTCGACATCACCCAGCGCAACATTCAGGCCCAGTCTGAAACCGTGAAGCTGACCGCCGCGCGCTATGAGGCGGGGCTCAGCAGCGAACTCGACGCCGTTCGCGCCCGATCGTTGCTGGCGGCTTTCGAAGGCCAGGTGCCCTTGCTGGGCCAGCAGGTCGCCAGCGCGATCTATCGCCTTGGTGTGCTTCTCGGCGGAGAGCCTGGCATGCTTCTGGCCGAGCTGGAGACCGCCGCGCCGCTGCCCGCAGTGCCGGCGGAAATCCCCGTCGGGCTGCCCTCCGAATTGCTCAAGCGCCGCCCGGATATCCGCGTGGCCGAGCGCCAGCTAGCCGCGGAGAACGCGCGTATCGGCGTGGCCATGGCGGACCTCTATCCGAAGTTCTACCTGACGGGCGGTGTTTCGGGCCAGAGCAACGTCGTCGGCAGCGCGCTGAACAGCGCCAATCAACTCTGGAGTTTCGGCCCCGGCGTGAGCTGGCCCATTTTCCAGGGCGGGCGCATCCGGGCGAACATCGAAGTGCAAAACGAGCGCCAGGAACAGGCCCTCATTCGATATGAGCAAACCATCATGCAGGCCTTGGCCGACGTGGAGACGGCCCTTGTTGCCTTCTCCTCGGAGCAGGTCTATCGCCGCTCCGTAACGGAGGCCGTCGCGGCCAACCAGCGCGCGGTCGCCCTGGCCAACGAGCGCTACGCCCGCGGCATGGAAGGCTTCCTCAACGCGCTCCAGGCGCAGCGCTCCCTGTTTGAAAGCGAGGACCAGTTGGTCCAGAGCGAGAGTATCATCCTCGCGAACCTGGTATCCCTCTTCAAGTCCCTCGGTGGTGGCTGGGATCCGGCGGCACTGAGCCTCCCGGAAGACCCCGCGCCCATCGAACCCGTGGAGCCCGAGGCGGCACCCTGA
- a CDS encoding multidrug efflux RND transporter permease subunit, with protein MLAKFFIDRPVFAAVISIVITICGAVSILFLPVEQSPEITPPTVVIEANYPGADAETVSESIATPIEQELSGIENLIYYQSTATNTGRLSVVCTFDIGADLDIAAVEVQNRLKRAEPRLPQEVIRQGLSVNKRANNILGVVALNAADGKVDDLYLANYATINLLDALKRVPGVGDVQVFGGKDYSMRIWLNPDDLASKGLTISDVAKSIREQNSLFAAGRVGAAPNDGEVAFTIPVITQGRLSDPEEYKDIILRANEDGSVLRLGDVARVELGSLSYDSFGRYNAQPAVPILIFLQPGANALSTLIGVKDAMEVLKADFPEGVTYSIPFDITRFIDSSISEVVKTLLEAAFLVVLVVFVFLGSWRATLIPLLAVPVSIIGTFLGMYAFGFSINTLTLFGLVLAIGIVVDDAILVVENVERVLHEGNLSRREATIKATQQIFGAVVASVLVLLAVYLPVAFLSGLTGAMYRQFAITISVSVAISGLVALSLSPALCRIMLRANHQKWAPFRAFDWCFDKGRQVYVVVVRQAIRFGYITIALFIGLVYLTYLLFGRVPGGFVPQEDQGYFIIAVQLPQGSALNRTEAVVKEIESFVLEQPEVEHMVALVGLDFLSGFVPNTNGAVMFVNLKNWEDRPGPEHHVDSLVGRMFGRFGGNKDALILALNPPAIRGLGVRAGFEMQLEGRGVGNVEQLTEVSQGFMAALGADPRLQFLNSTINMGQPRIFVDVDRTRAKAMGLPMTEIFDSLQAYLGSLYVNDFTKFGRVYRVQVQAESEYRQNPDDIRRIYARNDQGHMVELSGVLDLKYKAGPNLVTRFNSYPSVQITGVPAPGYSTGDAIKIIEELAAQNLPDGYGFSWSGASYQEVRAGNQAPYVLAFGLVMVFLVLAAQYEKWSLPLAVLLAVPFGLFGAIFAVFIFGMPKDIYFQVGLLTLVGLAAKNAILIVEFAAHEHREGKGVVEAALEAARLRLRPILMTSLAFVLGVLPLAISSGAGAAGRQSIGIGILGGMISATFLAVVFVPLFFVVIQAVTDKLSRKSADAEEASPAQEAH; from the coding sequence ATGCTGGCCAAATTCTTTATCGACCGGCCCGTATTTGCGGCGGTTATCTCTATCGTGATTACCATCTGCGGCGCGGTGTCCATCCTCTTTCTTCCCGTGGAGCAGTCGCCTGAAATCACCCCCCCCACGGTGGTGATCGAAGCCAACTACCCCGGGGCCGATGCCGAGACCGTCTCCGAATCGATCGCGACACCGATCGAGCAGGAGCTGAGCGGCATCGAAAACCTGATCTACTACCAGTCCACCGCCACCAATACGGGGCGCCTCAGCGTCGTGTGTACCTTTGACATCGGCGCGGATCTTGACATCGCCGCAGTGGAAGTGCAGAACCGGCTCAAACGCGCGGAGCCGCGCCTCCCGCAGGAGGTGATTCGTCAGGGCCTGTCCGTAAACAAGCGCGCGAACAACATCCTGGGTGTGGTCGCGCTCAACGCCGCAGACGGCAAAGTGGACGACCTCTACCTCGCCAACTACGCAACGATCAACCTGCTGGATGCGCTGAAGCGCGTACCCGGTGTGGGCGACGTGCAGGTGTTTGGCGGTAAAGACTATTCGATGCGCATCTGGCTGAACCCGGACGACCTGGCATCGAAAGGTCTCACGATCAGCGACGTGGCCAAGTCGATTCGGGAGCAGAATTCCCTCTTCGCCGCGGGTCGCGTCGGCGCCGCCCCCAACGATGGCGAAGTCGCTTTCACGATCCCCGTCATCACCCAGGGGCGACTCTCCGATCCCGAGGAATACAAGGACATCATCCTGCGCGCGAACGAGGACGGTTCGGTACTGCGTCTGGGCGATGTCGCGCGGGTGGAGTTGGGCTCGCTGAGCTATGACTCCTTCGGGCGTTACAACGCCCAGCCCGCCGTGCCCATTCTCATCTTCCTTCAGCCCGGCGCCAACGCCCTGTCAACGTTGATTGGCGTGAAGGATGCCATGGAGGTGCTCAAGGCGGACTTCCCCGAAGGCGTCACCTACAGTATCCCCTTCGACATCACGCGCTTCATCGACTCGTCCATCTCCGAGGTGGTGAAAACGTTGCTGGAGGCGGCCTTCCTGGTCGTGCTGGTGGTGTTTGTGTTCCTGGGGAGCTGGCGCGCCACCCTTATCCCGCTCCTCGCGGTGCCGGTGTCGATTATCGGAACCTTTCTCGGGATGTACGCCTTCGGATTCTCCATCAACACCCTGACCCTCTTCGGCCTGGTGCTGGCCATCGGTATTGTGGTGGACGACGCCATTCTCGTGGTGGAAAACGTGGAGCGCGTGCTGCACGAGGGCAACCTGTCCCGCCGGGAAGCGACGATTAAAGCGACCCAGCAGATCTTCGGCGCCGTGGTGGCCAGTGTGCTGGTACTTCTCGCCGTCTACCTTCCCGTGGCCTTTCTCAGCGGTCTTACCGGCGCCATGTACCGGCAGTTCGCCATCACCATCTCGGTGTCCGTGGCCATCTCCGGCCTGGTGGCGCTCTCACTCAGCCCCGCGCTTTGCCGTATCATGCTGCGCGCCAACCACCAGAAGTGGGCGCCCTTCCGGGCCTTTGACTGGTGCTTCGACAAGGGCAGACAGGTGTACGTCGTGGTGGTCCGCCAGGCCATCCGCTTCGGCTATATCACCATCGCCCTCTTTATTGGACTGGTCTACCTGACCTACCTGTTGTTCGGGCGCGTCCCCGGTGGCTTCGTGCCCCAGGAAGATCAGGGCTATTTCATTATCGCCGTACAGCTTCCCCAGGGCAGCGCGCTCAACCGGACCGAGGCGGTGGTGAAGGAAATCGAGTCCTTCGTCCTGGAACAACCCGAAGTCGAACACATGGTGGCGCTGGTCGGCCTCGATTTCCTCTCGGGCTTCGTGCCGAACACCAACGGCGCGGTCATGTTCGTGAATCTGAAGAATTGGGAAGACCGGCCCGGACCCGAGCATCACGTGGACAGCCTGGTGGGCCGCATGTTTGGCCGATTCGGCGGCAACAAGGACGCGTTGATTCTCGCCCTGAACCCGCCGGCCATTCGCGGCCTCGGTGTTCGCGCGGGCTTTGAAATGCAGCTCGAAGGCCGCGGCGTGGGCAACGTCGAACAACTCACGGAAGTGTCCCAGGGCTTCATGGCGGCGCTGGGAGCCGACCCGCGTCTCCAGTTCCTGAATTCGACAATCAACATGGGCCAGCCGCGCATTTTTGTGGATGTGGACCGGACCCGCGCCAAGGCGATGGGGCTGCCGATGACGGAGATCTTCGATAGTCTCCAGGCGTATCTGGGGTCGCTCTATGTGAACGACTTCACCAAGTTTGGCCGCGTGTATCGCGTCCAGGTCCAGGCGGAATCCGAGTACCGGCAGAATCCCGATGATATCCGGCGGATCTACGCGCGCAATGATCAGGGCCACATGGTGGAGCTCTCGGGCGTGCTGGATCTGAAGTACAAGGCCGGCCCCAACCTCGTCACTCGCTTCAACAGCTACCCCTCCGTGCAGATTACCGGGGTGCCCGCGCCGGGTTACAGCACCGGCGACGCGATCAAGATCATCGAGGAGCTCGCCGCGCAAAACCTTCCCGACGGCTACGGCTTCTCCTGGAGTGGCGCTTCCTATCAGGAAGTGCGGGCCGGCAACCAGGCGCCTTATGTGCTCGCCTTCGGCCTCGTAATGGTGTTCCTCGTTCTGGCCGCCCAGTATGAGAAGTGGTCGTTGCCGCTGGCGGTGCTGCTGGCCGTGCCCTTCGGGCTGTTCGGCGCCATCTTCGCCGTGTTCATCTTCGGCATGCCGAAAGACATCTACTTCCAGGTCGGCCTGCTCACGCTTGTGGGACTGGCGGCGAAGAATGCGATCCTCATTGTAGAGTTCGCCGCCCACGAACACCGTGAGGGCAAGGGGGTCGTCGAGGCCGCGCTCGAAGCGGCGCGCCTGCGCCTGCGGCCGATCCTGATGACGTCGCTGGCCTTCGTGCTGGGTGTGCTGCCGCTGGCCATCAGCAGCGGCGCGGGCGCGGCGGGCCGTCAGTCCATCGGCATCGGCATCCTCGGCGGCATGATTTCGGCCACCTTCCTGGCCGTGGTCTTCGTGCCCCTCTTCTTCGTGGTCATTCAGGCCGTTACCGACAAGCTCAGCCGCAAATCCGCGGATGCCGAAGAGGCAAGCCCCGCGCAGGAGGCGCACTAA